The proteins below come from a single Triticum aestivum cultivar Chinese Spring chromosome 5D, IWGSC CS RefSeq v2.1, whole genome shotgun sequence genomic window:
- the LOC123126051 gene encoding cell number regulator 10 produces MKVKPGTEPATGVPVGGAPGTPTAWSSTGVPFGGAPGAPTAWSSGLFDCFDDCGLCCLTCCCPCITFGKVAEIVDRGATSCGTSGALYVLLASLTGCHWIYSCTYRSKMRAQYALPDEPCCDCCVHYCCEPCALVQEYKELKARGYDPEIGWHLNVERRNGGPGVNPPGMQQMGR; encoded by the exons ATGAAGGTGAAGCCCGGCACGGAGCCGGCCACCGGCGTCCCCGTCGGCGGCGCACCCGGCACCCCCACCGCCTGGTCCTCCACCGGCGTCCCCTTCGGCGGCGCACCCGGCGCCCCCACCGCCTGGTCCTCCGGCCTCTTCGACTGCTTCGACGACTGCGGCCTCT GTTGCCTGACTTGCTGCTGCCCGTGCATCACGTTCGGCAAGGTGGCGGAGATCGTGGACCGGGGCGCGACGTCGTGCGGGACGAGCGGCGCGCTCTACGTGCTGCTCGCGTCGCTCACGGGGTGCCACTGGATCTACTCCTGCACCTACCGCTCCAAGATGCGCGCCCAGTACGCGCTCCCGGACGAGCCCTGCTGCGACTGCTGCGTGCACTACTGCTGCGAGCCCTGCGCGCTCGTCCAGGAGTACAAGGAGCTCAAGGCCCGCGGCTACGACCCCGAGATCGGCTGGCACCTCAACGTCGAGCGCCGCAACGGCGGCCCCGGCGTCAACCCGCCCGGCATGCAGCAGATGGGCCGCTGA